A genome region from Pongo pygmaeus isolate AG05252 chromosome 17, NHGRI_mPonPyg2-v2.0_pri, whole genome shotgun sequence includes the following:
- the LOC129018897 gene encoding elongin-A3, which translates to MAAGSTTLRAVQKLQVRLATKTNPKKLEKYLQKLSALPMTADILAETGIRKTVKRLRKHQHVGDFARDLAARWKKLVLVDRNTGPDPQDAEDSASRQRLGEALQDQEKAWGFPENATAPRSPSHSPQHGRTARRTPPGQQRPHPRSPSREPRAERKRPRTAPADSGPRRDPPTRTAPLPTPEGPEPAVPGKQPGRGHAHAAQGGPLPGPGCQGQPQGEAVASHSKGRKSSRWASAHKSPPVQESQSERLQAAGADSAGPKTVPSLLFAELWDPSAAWMQANYDLLSAFEAMTSQAEPEALSAPTFQEEAAFPGRRVNARLQVYSGSRPACQLQVLTLRQQCLPVLRNNPDALGDVGGVAYSVLEPVPEGWTPDQLYRTEKDNHALARETDELWRIHCLQDFKGEKPREHESWRELYLRLRDAREQRLRVVTTKIRSALENKPSGRQTKMICFNSVAKTPYDASRREEKSAGAADPGNGEIKPAPQPAGSSQAASGLGDGGGGGGGGGSSSNEHAAPAAKTRKQAAKKVAPLMAKAVRDYKRRFSRR; encoded by the exons ATGGCGGCAGGCTCCACTACGCTGCGCGCAGTGCAGAAGCTGCAGGTGCGTCTGGCCACGAAGACGAACCCAAAAAagctggagaaatatttgcagaaactcTCCGCCCTGCCCATGACGGCAGACATCCTGGCGGAGACTGGAATCAGAAAGACGGTGAAGCGCCTGCGGAAGCACCAGCACGTGGGCGACTTTGCCAGAGACTTAGCGGCCCGGTGGAAGAAGCTGGTGCTTGTGGACCGAAACACCGGGCCTGACCCACAGGACGCTGAGGACAGCGCTTCCCGACAGCGCCTCGGGGAGGCTCTCCAGGACCAGGAAAAGGCCTGGGGCTTCCCAGAAAACGCGACGGCCCCCAGGAGCCCATCTCACAGCCCTCAGCACGGACGGACAGCACGCAGAACACCTCCGGGACAACAGAGACCTCACCCGAGGTCTCCCAGTCGCGAGCCCAGAGCCGAGAGAAAGCGCCCCAGAACGGCCCCAGCTGATTCCGGCCCCCGTCGGGACCCTCCAACGCGCACCGCTCCCCTCCCGACGCCCGAGGGCCCTGAGCCCGCTGTGCCCGGGAAGCAACCCGGAAGAGGCCACGCTCACGCCGCTCAGGGCGGGCCTCTGCCGGGTCCGGGCTGCCAGGGCCAACCTCAGGGGGAAGCGGTGGCGAGCCACAGCAAGGGGCGCAAATCGTCCCGCTGGGCTTCGGCTCACAAATCGCCTCCTGTCCAGGAAAGCCAGTCAGAGAGGCTGCAGGCGGCCGGCGCTGATTCCGCCGGGCCGAAAACGGTGCCCAGCCTTCTCTTCGCAGAGCTCTGGGACCCCTCAGCGGCCTGGATGCAGGCCAACTACGATCTGCTGTCCGCTTTTGAGGCCATGACCTCCCAGGCAGAGCCAGAAGCACTCTCCGCGCCAACGTTCCAGGAGGAAGCCGCTTTCCCTGGACGCAGAGTGAATGCTAGGCTGCAGGTGTACTCGGGCTCCAggcctgcctgccagctccaggTGCTGACGCTGCGCCAGCAGTGCCTCCCGGTGCTTAGAAACAATCCGGACGCCCTCGGCGACGTGGGAGGGGTCGCCTACTCGGTTCTTGAACCCGTTCCGGAAGGGTGGACGCCTGATCAGCTGTATCGCACAGAGAAAGACAACCACGCACTCGCTCGAGAGACAGATGAATTATGGAGGATTCATTGTCTCCAGGACTTCAAGGGAGAAAAGCCGCGGGAGCACGAGTCTTGGCGGGAGCTGTACCTGCGGCTTCGCGACGCCCGAGAGCAGCGGCTGCGAGTAGTGACCACGAAAATCCGATCTGCACTTGAAAACAAACCCAGCGGCCGACAGACAAAGATGatctgtttcaactctgtggccaAGACGCCTTATGATGCTtccaggagggaagagaagtcTGCAGGAGCCGCTGACCCCGGAAACGGGGAGATCAAGCCAGCCCCCCAGCCCGCAGGAAGCAGCCAGGCTGCCTCCGGCCTCggggacggcggcggcggcggcggcggcggcgg GAGCAGCAGCAATGAGCACGCGGCGCCCGCGGCCAAGACCCGGAAACAGGCTGCCAAGAAAGTGGCCCCGCTGATGGCCAAGGCAGTTCGAGACTACAAGAGAAGATTCTCCCGACGATAA